One genomic region from Acidobacteriota bacterium encodes:
- a CDS encoding zinc-dependent metalloprotease gives MKLSRITAVVVVCLMLMLASAVQAPAAVGDHSYWKKKGAGATADKTSAKGKEKPFSTLIKDKVEIEGLFTFYRDTVDNSVLMSIKPEQLGPVYLCGESRTQSDGYFYDNGSMGRTFPFYFKRVGNRIMLLEKNLRIRADSTSALHRAVGSAISDHLIAVAEINSKPDKETSAVLVDAASLFVRDASNTGYFVGQRRKTGVAFDSKNSYFDLIKSFPANSEIDVKLHFKTTNPQSATTLQNNYSFFHTYHFSLSEIPESDYIPRLGDDRVGYFLSLYQDYSRLDQQSPYVRYIERWDLKKKNPGARISEPVKPIVYWVENTIPEEYRDAVAEGIEFWNPAFEKIGFRNAVVAKQMPDDADWDPADVRYSTVQWMVRPGGGYAVGPSRANPFTGEIFDADVRVSADFIRFMFNNAEMWVSPVSFDGALPEGRDLFEPENRPPADPASPWAYDYAYQSAREAAFGLSYLVGTGDLADKDSLTQEYVHAYIVELVAHEVGHTLGFRHNFKGSTIHSLEEISDREFTRRYGLTGSIMDYGPPNIKVPGYPQGEFYASVPGPYDYWLVEYGYSDFGAAAPDEELPKLQEIASRSGDPDLVYATDEDTFGRSAKSPDPLANAHDMGSSPLRFARHQVDLTRELWQNAIRKFETDGQRYQKIYSVFSTGWRSYRTAAQIVPKYVGGLYRHRSHIGDPGGKLPFVPVPASEQRAAIAFLSDYLFAPDAFDLPADLLNKLQQENLEDFSFSAYSVPQVDFPWHQTVLAVQSLALRNLYSSYVLGRLMNNQERLAEGEEKYTMYDMFTDVRQAIWQEVEQPANVNSYRRPLQLAHLSQLVGLYLSKTGAFPSDAVTLAANDLDVLERAARQAVASSSVGGMTAAHFKEVLRQIESAKKAQREFTTK, from the coding sequence ATGAAACTCAGTCGAATCACTGCCGTCGTCGTGGTGTGCCTGATGCTGATGCTCGCGTCGGCGGTCCAGGCGCCCGCTGCCGTCGGTGATCACTCGTACTGGAAGAAAAAAGGTGCGGGCGCGACCGCAGATAAGACGTCCGCAAAGGGCAAGGAGAAACCGTTCTCGACGCTCATTAAGGACAAGGTTGAGATCGAGGGCCTGTTTACGTTTTACAGGGATACGGTGGACAACTCCGTGCTCATGTCGATCAAGCCGGAGCAGCTCGGTCCGGTATACCTGTGCGGCGAGTCGCGAACGCAGTCCGATGGGTACTTTTACGACAACGGCAGTATGGGACGCACTTTCCCGTTCTACTTCAAGCGGGTCGGTAACCGTATCATGCTCCTGGAAAAGAACCTGCGCATCCGGGCCGACTCCACTTCGGCCCTGCACCGGGCCGTAGGATCCGCTATCTCGGATCATCTGATTGCCGTCGCCGAGATCAATTCGAAGCCCGACAAGGAAACCAGCGCCGTGCTGGTCGATGCGGCGTCCCTCTTCGTTCGCGACGCCTCCAATACGGGTTATTTCGTGGGCCAAAGGCGCAAAACGGGCGTCGCCTTCGACAGCAAGAACAGTTATTTCGACCTTATCAAGTCGTTCCCGGCTAACAGCGAGATCGACGTCAAGCTGCACTTCAAGACCACGAATCCGCAGTCGGCGACGACGCTGCAAAACAACTACAGTTTCTTTCACACGTACCATTTTTCCCTGTCGGAGATTCCCGAGAGCGACTATATCCCCCGGCTGGGTGACGACCGGGTAGGCTATTTCCTGTCTCTCTACCAGGATTACAGTCGATTGGACCAGCAGAGCCCTTACGTTCGGTATATCGAGCGCTGGGATCTCAAGAAAAAGAACCCGGGAGCCCGCATTTCGGAGCCGGTCAAGCCGATCGTGTACTGGGTTGAGAATACGATTCCCGAGGAATATCGCGACGCCGTGGCCGAGGGGATCGAGTTCTGGAATCCCGCTTTCGAGAAGATCGGTTTTCGGAACGCGGTCGTGGCCAAGCAGATGCCGGACGACGCCGACTGGGACCCGGCCGACGTTCGCTACAGCACGGTTCAGTGGATGGTGCGGCCGGGAGGCGGATACGCGGTCGGCCCGAGTCGCGCCAATCCCTTCACCGGCGAGATTTTCGATGCCGACGTACGTGTCTCGGCCGACTTCATTCGCTTCATGTTCAATAACGCCGAGATGTGGGTCTCGCCCGTGTCGTTTGACGGCGCCCTGCCCGAGGGCCGCGACCTGTTTGAACCGGAGAACCGGCCACCGGCCGATCCGGCCTCTCCCTGGGCGTATGATTATGCCTACCAGTCGGCGCGCGAGGCCGCTTTCGGCCTTTCGTACCTGGTCGGTACCGGCGACCTGGCCGACAAGGACTCGCTTACGCAGGAATACGTTCATGCCTACATCGTCGAGTTGGTGGCACACGAGGTGGGACATACCCTGGGGTTCAGGCACAACTTCAAAGGTTCCACGATCCATTCCCTGGAAGAGATCAGCGACCGTGAATTCACGCGGCGGTACGGTCTGACCGGGTCGATCATGGATTACGGCCCGCCGAACATCAAGGTCCCGGGCTATCCACAGGGCGAGTTCTACGCCTCGGTGCCAGGGCCGTACGACTACTGGCTCGTTGAGTACGGCTACTCCGATTTCGGGGCCGCCGCGCCCGATGAAGAGTTGCCGAAGCTTCAGGAGATCGCTTCACGGTCGGGCGATCCCGACCTCGTCTACGCCACCGATGAGGACACCTTCGGGCGCAGCGCAAAGTCACCGGATCCGCTGGCCAACGCGCACGACATGGGCAGCAGCCCGCTCCGATTTGCCAGGCACCAAGTTGATCTGACTCGCGAACTGTGGCAGAACGCCATCAGGAAATTCGAGACGGACGGCCAGCGGTACCAGAAGATTTACTCGGTCTTCTCGACAGGCTGGCGATCGTACCGGACGGCCGCACAGATCGTGCCCAAGTACGTGGGCGGCCTGTACCGGCACCGCAGCCACATCGGGGATCCCGGCGGCAAGCTGCCGTTTGTCCCGGTTCCTGCCTCGGAGCAGCGAGCCGCTATCGCCTTCCTGAGCGACTACCTTTTCGCGCCGGACGCCTTCGACCTGCCGGCGGATCTGCTCAATAAGCTACAGCAGGAGAACCTCGAGGATTTCTCCTTCTCCGCCTATAGTGTGCCGCAGGTCGACTTTCCTTGGCACCAGACGGTCCTCGCGGTACAGAGCCTGGCCTTGCGCAATCTGTACAGCTCTTACGTGCTGGGACGGCTGATGAACAACCAGGAACGACTGGCCGAGGGCGAAGAGAAATACACGATGTATGACATGTTCACCGACGTTCGGCAGGCCATCTGGCAGGAGGTAGAGCAGCCCGCAAACGTCAACAGCTATCGGAGACCTCTGCAACTGGCTCACCTGTCCCAGCTGGTCGGTCTCTATCTTTCCAAGACCGGGGCATTCCCGTCCGACGCCGTTACGCTGGCGGCAAACGACCTGGACGTCCTTGAACGGGCGGCTCGGCAAGCCGTTGCTTCGTCATCGGTCGGCGGCATGACGGCGGCACATTTCAAGGAAGTGCTCCGGCAGATCGAGTCCGCCAAGAAGGCGCAGAGGGAATTCACGACGAAGTAG
- a CDS encoding DUF2250 domain-containing protein has product MADRISLKEHYILARCCSPATGDDITGYHSHGESLKVHRRDCPNLRKTEPSRLVTLAWEDILEPEVPPPGEDYDQLDALDIAVLKHHRDCGIDYSLVVARSVGTDKQTAFDRHRKLRSMGLLCRVEAVMVQYRKGITDNKWIKHRNHTYYELTGKGHRYLDYSLSQDQA; this is encoded by the coding sequence ATGGCCGATCGAATCAGCCTCAAAGAGCATTACATTCTGGCCCGCTGCTGCTCCCCCGCGACCGGTGACGATATCACCGGTTACCACAGCCACGGCGAGTCCCTGAAAGTGCACCGCCGCGACTGCCCCAATCTGAGAAAGACCGAGCCGTCCCGGCTCGTGACGCTTGCGTGGGAGGACATCCTGGAGCCGGAAGTACCGCCCCCGGGAGAAGATTATGACCAGCTTGATGCGCTCGACATCGCCGTTTTGAAGCACCACCGGGACTGTGGTATCGACTACTCCCTGGTGGTTGCCCGATCGGTCGGTACGGACAAACAGACCGCCTTTGACAGGCATCGAAAACTGCGCTCTATGGGCTTGCTGTGCCGTGTCGAAGCCGTTATGGTACAGTACCGCAAGGGGATCACGGACAACAAATGGATCAAACATCGGAATCACACGTACTATGAACTCACCGGTAAGGGTCACCGATATCTTGACTACAGCCTCTCGCAGGACCAGGCGTGA
- a CDS encoding DUF819 family protein translates to MDSALISSPAGILAILAAVTSLFFFLEKKTGWTLFNYFPPLLFIYLVPVGLSNSGLIPSSAPVYDFMGDNVLPMFLVIMLLKVDLLATVRVMGKGIFVMLMGTLGVMVGAPIAYFLVSHGLGPEAWKAFGALAGSWIGGTGNMLAVGQMVDLDESSVEFGYAVIADNAVYLIWLPIMLGSKNLARWFHRFTRVSSQRLERMERAAKELTVDKGPMEMRHFLYLIFIGFAVTVLCIFLSGHIEPVRTSSGQIIVSANTYKILLVTVFGVGLSFTGASRIPGSHAFSMALVYLFVARMGAKADLSGLDASVLWFLLGAYIWIFIHGGVLLGAARLFRVDVHTAAISSAANIGGAASAPIVAAYHKPALVPVSVLMALLGYAIGNPAAYAAALLCRWVG, encoded by the coding sequence ATGGACAGCGCGCTGATATCTTCACCGGCCGGGATTCTGGCGATCCTTGCAGCCGTAACGTCGCTCTTCTTTTTCCTCGAAAAGAAGACCGGCTGGACGCTGTTCAACTACTTTCCACCCTTGCTGTTCATCTACCTGGTGCCGGTGGGGCTTTCCAACTCAGGGCTGATTCCCAGCAGTGCGCCGGTCTATGATTTCATGGGCGACAACGTGCTGCCGATGTTCCTGGTAATCATGTTGCTGAAGGTCGACCTCCTGGCCACCGTCAGGGTGATGGGTAAGGGAATCTTCGTGATGCTGATGGGAACGCTCGGGGTGATGGTGGGGGCTCCGATCGCGTACTTTCTGGTCAGCCACGGCCTCGGCCCGGAAGCCTGGAAGGCGTTCGGAGCACTGGCCGGAAGCTGGATCGGCGGCACCGGCAACATGCTGGCCGTCGGACAGATGGTAGATCTCGACGAAAGCTCCGTGGAGTTCGGGTACGCCGTTATCGCGGATAACGCCGTGTATCTGATCTGGCTGCCCATAATGCTCGGTTCGAAGAACCTGGCGCGGTGGTTTCACCGGTTCACCAGGGTGTCATCGCAGCGGCTTGAGCGGATGGAGCGCGCGGCCAAAGAGTTGACCGTCGACAAGGGCCCCATGGAAATGAGGCACTTCCTGTACCTGATCTTCATCGGTTTTGCCGTCACCGTTTTGTGCATCTTTCTGTCCGGACACATCGAGCCGGTCAGAACCTCTTCAGGGCAGATAATTGTGTCGGCCAACACGTATAAGATCCTGCTCGTGACCGTCTTCGGAGTAGGGCTGTCCTTTACCGGGGCCAGCAGGATCCCCGGATCGCATGCCTTTTCCATGGCGCTTGTTTACCTGTTCGTGGCGCGGATGGGAGCCAAGGCCGACCTGAGCGGCCTGGACGCCTCGGTTCTCTGGTTTCTTCTCGGTGCCTACATCTGGATTTTCATTCACGGTGGCGTGCTGCTGGGAGCGGCAAGGCTCTTTCGCGTTGACGTTCACACGGCGGCCATATCGTCAGCAGCCAACATCGGCGGCGCGGCATCGGCGCCGATTGTGGCCGCATATCATAAACCGGCCCTGGTCCCGGTGTCCGTCCTGATGGCCCTGCTGGGCTACGCCATCGGCAATCCCGCAGCTTACGCCGCCGCCCTCTTATGCCGCTGGGTAGGGTAA
- a CDS encoding protein-L-isoaspartate(D-aspartate) O-methyltransferase, translating into MSDENSHEAAFISRRLRMVDEQIARRGVRDSAVLAAMRTVPRHLFVPPEYIDEAYQDCPLPIGHEQTISQPYIVGSMTEHLNLSANSRVLEVGTGSGYQSAVLAEIVREVFTVEVIPELHDRACELLDRLGYGNITARLSDGSGGWPEHAPYDGIIVTAAAPQVPAMLTEQLAPSGRLVIPLSAGNSYCQELYLICRTPEGITKHFLYDVRFVPMRGQVEE; encoded by the coding sequence GTGTCAGACGAGAACTCACATGAGGCAGCTTTCATCTCCCGGCGCCTCCGCATGGTAGATGAGCAGATAGCCCGGCGAGGCGTGCGAGACTCGGCGGTGCTTGCCGCCATGCGCACGGTTCCCCGGCACCTCTTTGTCCCGCCTGAATACATCGATGAGGCCTACCAGGACTGCCCCCTGCCGATCGGTCACGAACAGACCATCTCGCAGCCCTATATCGTCGGCTCGATGACGGAACATCTGAACCTGAGCGCAAACAGCCGGGTACTTGAAGTCGGCACGGGCTCCGGCTACCAATCGGCGGTTCTGGCGGAAATCGTCCGCGAAGTGTTCACGGTCGAGGTCATCCCGGAATTACACGACCGGGCCTGTGAACTGCTGGACCGTCTGGGTTATGGGAATATCACTGCCAGGCTCAGTGACGGTTCGGGCGGCTGGCCGGAGCACGCCCCCTACGACGGCATTATCGTCACGGCCGCCGCCCCGCAGGTACCCGCCATGCTGACCGAGCAACTGGCGCCGTCCGGCCGGCTGGTCATCCCCCTGTCGGCCGGCAATAGCTACTGCCAGGAGTTGTACCTGATCTGCCGAACACCGGAAGGCATCACGAAGCACTTCTTGTACGACGTGCGATTCGTGCCGATGCGCGGCCAGGTGGAAGAATAA
- a CDS encoding S8 family serine peptidase, protein MATSAAAADSEYTIKLLTGDIVPAPMRGVPSAAAALEGKHILVQFEGPVTDSRKYQLSGRGIELLDFVPNFAYTARLNKAVTQETMEDFGIRFVGPLKPEYKISPMITELGIAEWARRGDDRVQFAIVIHPDEDIDDWASTFERDFGAEVIGTVPFSGVIDLVADEMMYYRFSELDAVVWIEQAMPYPVEFNNSARLNTGADIVQEPPFSLTGSGIVVAEWDGGRADQSHPDLGTRRVHSMDNAGLATHATHVAGTVMGTGEQSAGLYRGMAPGAELATQLWWSSSSEMSSEYAAVISAYGASVSTNSWGYGVDPVSPSNCASMLGNYFSVNTTIDNLVRGAAGAPITICWSAGNQRSHGSDYCGSIGWEYNTVTALPSAKNVITIGAITSFSDAMTSFSSWGPTDDGRIKPDVVGPGYNITSCRLTSGYTTMSGTSMSCPAVAGVVALLQEQYNREIGGGALLSSTVRGILINTAIDLGNTGPDYSYGNGKVNAVGAATKMGIGEPSWVQDEMSTGETDVYDITVTGSAEVLKVTLVWDDPGGIASSSQALKNDLDLILIDPFDSERQPWVLNPSSPSAPATRGEDHLNNVETVEVVNPVAGLWKAAVRGYNVPYGPQSYSLIFTPDSSYTPGNLRAVAAYPGGDVSADPGTPATVEFWVSNVGEMFDSLQVQINDDSLWLQSTVDTVVYLNPYDSAYFVLLADVPGDAPAGLETHVTCHTASLTSPQAVDQGTVTVSASAVYVVSLTTPPEDTVTSPDSYWFETTVGNEGNATDVITVTPDDELGWSFMPPSQDVPLASLTNTVVGFTVSVPPEVPDMAVNHVTLVAESSGDAADTVVFPIVAENGVFPPTLVSPEPVVYTGQRVHTFEWSSEPSVSYNLYIATNAQMSSPVRLYTGIPGTTFAMPQADSLADDTYFWAVRRYVEGDSSSLQLSPREIVVDNQAPADPIADWPSDVYVKTKIFTFAFSESVTGPFGDAPEFALLQLSQDPDFVAGVFQYDSISSFSMELPDPTDDGRWFWRVQRFDLADNFSAFSSGATFVIDTEAPALPTLVLPENDAVLDTDSVSIIWRPDQPAPHEESPEYYYLHVSNRPDFVDFSTFQGYIWDTVKVLPPSALEEGRTYWWRAKAFDSAGFSTEYSQPFSFGYHTFTCGDVDGNREGPDIGDLTYLIGYLFVDGPEPVPYEAGSVDCDELVDIGDVTYLIGFLFIDGPDPCCQ, encoded by the coding sequence TTGGCGACGTCCGCCGCTGCTGCGGATTCGGAATACACAATCAAACTGCTGACCGGTGATATAGTGCCCGCCCCCATGCGCGGCGTACCGTCGGCGGCCGCGGCACTGGAAGGTAAGCATATCCTTGTCCAGTTTGAGGGCCCGGTTACTGACTCCCGGAAATACCAACTCTCCGGCAGAGGCATCGAGTTGCTTGACTTTGTACCCAACTTCGCGTACACGGCCAGACTCAACAAAGCCGTCACACAGGAAACGATGGAAGATTTCGGGATACGATTCGTCGGTCCCTTGAAGCCCGAGTACAAGATTTCTCCAATGATTACCGAACTGGGCATTGCCGAGTGGGCCCGCCGCGGGGACGACCGGGTCCAGTTCGCCATCGTTATTCACCCCGATGAAGACATCGATGACTGGGCGAGCACATTTGAACGGGATTTCGGCGCTGAAGTCATCGGTACGGTGCCTTTCAGCGGCGTAATAGACCTAGTCGCCGATGAGATGATGTACTATCGATTCTCGGAGCTGGATGCCGTCGTCTGGATTGAGCAGGCCATGCCGTACCCGGTGGAGTTCAACAACTCGGCCCGCCTGAACACCGGCGCGGATATTGTCCAGGAGCCGCCGTTCAGCCTGACCGGTTCCGGCATAGTCGTGGCCGAGTGGGACGGCGGGCGGGCCGACCAGTCACACCCTGACCTCGGCACGCGCCGGGTGCATTCAATGGATAACGCCGGGCTTGCAACGCACGCCACGCACGTGGCGGGGACGGTCATGGGCACCGGCGAGCAGTCGGCCGGATTGTACCGTGGGATGGCTCCCGGTGCGGAACTGGCCACCCAGCTCTGGTGGAGCTCGTCCTCGGAAATGTCCAGCGAGTATGCTGCCGTTATCAGTGCGTACGGGGCCTCCGTGTCAACAAATTCCTGGGGCTACGGCGTGGATCCGGTGTCACCGTCAAACTGCGCAAGCATGCTCGGCAACTACTTCAGCGTGAACACGACGATCGACAACCTCGTCCGAGGGGCCGCCGGAGCTCCCATCACTATCTGCTGGTCCGCCGGCAACCAGCGATCCCACGGCTCCGACTATTGCGGTTCCATCGGGTGGGAATACAACACGGTAACGGCGCTGCCGTCGGCCAAGAATGTCATCACTATCGGAGCCATTACGTCCTTCAGCGATGCCATGACGAGCTTTTCCTCCTGGGGTCCGACCGATGACGGCCGCATCAAGCCCGACGTCGTCGGCCCGGGGTACAATATTACCAGTTGTCGACTGACCTCCGGCTACACCACCATGAGCGGCACCTCGATGTCGTGTCCGGCCGTGGCCGGTGTCGTCGCCCTCCTCCAGGAGCAGTACAACCGTGAGATCGGCGGCGGCGCGCTGCTGTCTTCGACCGTCCGTGGCATTCTCATCAACACGGCCATCGACCTTGGCAACACCGGGCCGGACTACTCCTACGGGAACGGCAAGGTGAATGCGGTCGGGGCCGCTACCAAGATGGGTATCGGCGAACCGTCGTGGGTTCAGGATGAGATGTCCACGGGTGAAACGGACGTTTATGACATTACCGTTACCGGCAGCGCCGAGGTGCTGAAGGTCACGCTGGTGTGGGATGACCCGGGCGGCATAGCCAGTTCCAGCCAGGCGTTGAAAAACGATCTCGACCTGATTCTAATTGATCCTTTCGACTCCGAAAGGCAGCCCTGGGTGCTTAACCCCTCCAGCCCGAGTGCGCCGGCCACCAGAGGCGAAGACCACTTAAACAATGTTGAGACGGTCGAGGTGGTCAACCCTGTGGCCGGCCTGTGGAAAGCCGCGGTCAGAGGGTACAACGTCCCGTACGGGCCGCAGTCATATTCACTGATCTTTACTCCCGACTCGTCGTACACCCCGGGCAACCTGAGGGCCGTGGCGGCCTACCCCGGCGGCGACGTCTCGGCCGACCCGGGTACTCCCGCCACGGTGGAGTTCTGGGTGTCAAACGTCGGCGAAATGTTTGACTCGCTGCAGGTCCAGATCAACGATGATTCCCTCTGGCTGCAGTCGACCGTTGACACGGTGGTTTACCTGAACCCGTATGACTCCGCCTACTTTGTTCTGCTGGCCGACGTCCCCGGGGACGCTCCGGCCGGTCTGGAGACTCACGTAACCTGCCATACCGCCAGCCTGACAAGCCCCCAGGCGGTCGACCAGGGTACGGTCACCGTATCCGCCAGCGCCGTTTATGTGGTCAGCCTGACGACACCCCCGGAAGATACCGTGACTTCACCCGACTCGTACTGGTTTGAGACCACGGTGGGCAACGAGGGGAACGCTACGGACGTCATCACCGTCACGCCCGACGACGAACTGGGTTGGTCCTTTATGCCACCCTCACAGGATGTACCGCTTGCCTCGCTGACGAACACGGTTGTAGGCTTTACCGTATCGGTTCCTCCGGAAGTTCCGGACATGGCCGTCAATCACGTCACGCTGGTAGCGGAAAGCTCCGGCGACGCGGCAGATACGGTCGTATTCCCGATCGTTGCCGAAAATGGTGTCTTTCCACCGACCCTGGTGTCACCGGAGCCGGTGGTTTACACGGGGCAGCGCGTCCACACCTTCGAGTGGTCGAGCGAACCTTCCGTCTCTTACAATCTGTATATTGCAACGAATGCCCAGATGAGCAGCCCGGTGCGCTTATATACGGGGATCCCGGGCACCACGTTCGCGATGCCCCAGGCCGACTCGCTGGCGGACGACACGTACTTCTGGGCGGTACGCCGGTACGTGGAGGGCGACTCGTCATCGCTGCAGCTCAGCCCACGGGAAATCGTCGTGGATAACCAGGCGCCCGCCGATCCGATCGCCGACTGGCCCAGCGACGTGTACGTAAAGACGAAGATATTCACCTTTGCCTTCAGCGAGTCGGTCACGGGGCCGTTCGGCGACGCTCCCGAGTTCGCCCTGTTGCAGCTCTCGCAGGATCCGGATTTCGTGGCCGGTGTGTTCCAGTATGACTCGATAAGCAGTTTCAGCATGGAGTTACCGGACCCGACGGACGACGGCCGCTGGTTCTGGCGCGTCCAGCGCTTTGACCTGGCGGACAATTTCTCAGCCTTCTCGTCCGGAGCCACGTTTGTTATCGACACGGAGGCTCCGGCCCTGCCTACGCTCGTCCTGCCTGAGAATGATGCCGTCCTGGATACCGACTCGGTGTCAATCATCTGGCGGCCCGATCAGCCGGCGCCGCACGAGGAATCCCCCGAGTACTACTACCTGCACGTATCGAACCGGCCTGACTTCGTCGATTTCTCGACTTTCCAGGGCTATATCTGGGATACAGTGAAGGTGCTTCCGCCCTCCGCCCTGGAAGAGGGCAGGACGTACTGGTGGCGGGCGAAGGCTTTTGACTCGGCCGGGTTCTCCACTGAGTACAGCCAGCCCTTCAGCTTCGGGTACCATACGTTTACTTGCGGCGACGTCGACGGTAACCGGGAGGGCCCGGATATCGGCGATCTGACGTACCTGATCGGGTATCTGTTCGTGGACGGTCCCGAACCCGTGCCGTATGAGGCGGGATCGGTGGACTGCGACGAGTTGGTTGACATCGGGGATGTTACGTACCTCATCGGATTCCTGTTTATAGACGGGCCTGATCCCTGCTGCCAGTGA